A single region of the Nicotiana sylvestris chromosome 6, ASM39365v2, whole genome shotgun sequence genome encodes:
- the LOC104228134 gene encoding plant intracellular Ras-group-related LRR protein 6-like, translating to MLYESQEMRMRMEVGKQQPFERKSRRTTSRRSTITIVEEVDEEEERLEIVDLSGMSMESLPVNPSINLGAICKLDLSKNNLQSIPESITARLLNLVELDMHSNELKSIPNSIGCLSKLKLLNVSGNLLLSLPKTIENCRSLEELIANFNMLTHLPDTIGFELINLKKLCVNSNKLAYLPYSTSHLTNLRVLDARLNCLRSLPDDLENLINLEILNVSQNFQYLTKLPYSVGFLISLHELDVSYNKISELPDSIGCLKKLQKLSVEGNRLVSPPPDVVEKGINAVKQYLCEKINGLHDKSPKKQSWFGKLARCSTFNGPNIPRDHDGDGFDSPNRRSIDAIASPRFLVMLSPRRLLSPKTYFSK from the exons ATGCTGTATGAGAGTCAAGAGATGCGAATGAGAATGGAAGTTGGAAAACAACAACCGTTTGAAAGGAAGAGTAGGAGAACAACAAGTAGAAGAAGTACGATAACTATCGTAGAAGAagtagatgaagaagaagaaaggcttGAGATTGTGGATCTAAGTGGAATGTCTATGGAGTCTCTTCCCGTCAATCCATCAATCAATTTGGGAGCTATCTGCAAATTGGACCTCTCCAAAAATAATCTTCAG AGTATACCAGAATCTATAACAGCCAGACTGCTCAACTTGGTGGAGTTAGATATGCATTCAAATGAGCTCAAGTCCATTCCCAACTCTATAGGCTGTCTCTCAAAGCTCAAACTTCTCAATGTTTCTGGAAATCTCCTTCTGTCGCTCCCTAAGACTATTGAGAATTGCAG ATCGTTGGAAGAGTTGATTGCCAACTTCAACATGCTTACTCATTTGCCAGACACCATTGGATTTGAGCTCATAAATCTCAAGAAGCTCTGTGTAAACTCAAATAAACTAGCATACCTTCCTTACTCTACCTCTCACTTAACCAACCTTCGTGTATTAGATGCCAGGCTAAACTGTTTGAGGTCTCTCCCCGATGATCTCGAAAACCTAATCAACCTCGAAATCCTCAATGTTAGCCAAAATTTCCAGTACCTCACAAAGCTACCCTATTCAGTAGGGTTTCTCATTTCCCTGCATGAATTAGATGTTAGCTACAACAAGATCTCAGAGTTACCGGATTCCATTGGATGTCTGAAGAAGCTCCAGAAGCTGAGTGTGGAAGGCAACCGTCTCGTTTCTCCTCCACCGGATGTGGTGGAGAAAGGAATAAATGCAGTGAAGCAATACTTGTGTGAAAAGATAAACGGATTACATGACAAGTCTCCTAAGAAGCAATCTTGGTTTGGGAAGCTAGCTAGGTGCAGCACCTTCAATGGCCCCAACATACCGAGAGATCATGATGGGGACGGGTTTGATAGTCCGAACCGTCGATCTATTGATGCAATTGCCTCTCCGAGATTTTTGGTTATGCTTTCTCCTCGTCGGCTCCTCTCTCCGAAAACCTACTTCTCGAAATAA